A genomic region of Desulfatiglans anilini DSM 4660 contains the following coding sequences:
- a CDS encoding aspartate carbamoyltransferase catalytic subunit has translation MRKFNHKDLLGMGQLSVDDIQLILDTADSFKDISSREIKKVPTLRGKSIVNFFYEASTRTRTSFEVAAKRLSADTFSLSASTSSMVKGETLIDTGRNLQAMSPDVIVIRHSSSGAPHLLAKGVKACVVNAGDGINEHPTQALLDLYTIRERKGRIRGLNIAIIGDIAHSRVARSNMIGLTKMGARVTIGGPPTMIPLGMEAFGVEVVPDPREAIGDKDVVMMLRIQLERQRRTLFPSLREYSAAFGLDSEALKSAKPDCVIMHPGPINRGVEISSELADSPASLILDQVANGVAVRMAILYLLIGGSKADAVDKERAAG, from the coding sequence GTGAGGAAATTCAACCATAAGGATCTTCTCGGTATGGGTCAGCTGTCGGTTGATGATATCCAGCTTATCTTAGACACCGCCGATTCGTTCAAGGATATCTCTTCGCGCGAGATCAAAAAGGTGCCGACGCTTCGCGGCAAGAGCATCGTGAATTTCTTCTATGAGGCCAGCACGCGGACCAGGACATCCTTCGAGGTGGCCGCGAAGCGTCTCAGTGCCGACACATTCAGTCTGTCGGCATCGACGAGCAGCATGGTGAAAGGCGAAACGCTGATCGATACGGGCCGCAATTTGCAGGCGATGAGTCCGGACGTGATCGTCATACGCCATTCGTCGAGCGGTGCCCCGCACCTGCTTGCGAAGGGGGTCAAGGCGTGTGTCGTAAATGCCGGGGACGGGATCAACGAACATCCGACCCAGGCCCTCTTGGATTTGTATACGATCCGGGAGAGAAAGGGTCGTATTCGAGGCTTGAATATTGCCATCATCGGGGATATTGCCCACAGCCGGGTCGCCCGTTCGAACATGATCGGACTTACGAAGATGGGGGCGCGGGTGACGATCGGAGGTCCGCCGACCATGATTCCGCTCGGGATGGAAGCCTTTGGGGTGGAAGTCGTCCCTGATCCGCGAGAAGCGATCGGGGACAAGGATGTTGTCATGATGCTGAGGATCCAGTTGGAGCGGCAGCGGCGAACCCTTTTTCCGAGTCTTCGCGAATATTCCGCCGCCTTCGGGTTGGACAGCGAGGCCCTCAAATCCGCCAAGCCTGATTGCGTCATCATGCATCCTGGTCCGATCAACCGCGGCGTCGAAATCTCGTCGGAGCTCGCTGACAGCCCCGCATCGCTGATCCTGGATCAGGTTGCCAACGGGGTCGCGGTGCGCATGGCTATCCTTTATCTGTTAATTGGAGGATCTAAGGCGGATGCTGTGGATAAAGAACGGGCAGCTGGTTGA